Part of the Natrinema salinisoli genome is shown below.
TATTCTGTATTCTACACCTCATCCTTCGGAGAAGGGATTCACCGTCTATCCATCCCTGCGGATGAGGGAGGTGGAGATGGAGACTGTGTTGATATGCGATTCTACTGCTGGTCAGATATCACTGATGCGATTATCTATGACGAGGACAAACCTGAGTGGAGCGGCTGTTAATCTCTATTCGGTCCTCTAGATCTAACGACTAATAAGTCTCCCATCTGTACTTAGCGATCGCAGCCTTCGGAAATTGGCCCTGATCTCGTGCCACACTTGCGCTGTGTATTCAGCACGTCTCGCTTGATCTATCCAGTAACTGGTAGAATTGGCGTGACCGATATAGAGGTTGGATTCAGCACACGGGTCAGTCGACAGGAACGCGATCGATTCCATCGTGACGGTCGTGGATCGATACGTGCCCGTGTCCCAGTGTCGATGCCTTCTCCTCGAATTGGGTGACGAGCTCCTCACTCGGCCGTCCGTACACGTCGATGGCCTCGAGGTCGATGAACTCACCGATCGGGGGGAACTTCGGGCCCGCAACCTCCATGTGATACGCTAATGACGCCGAATTAGCGTGCGCGTGTACGACGG
Proteins encoded:
- a CDS encoding putative quinol monooxygenase, which codes for MADVIVYVDQSIVRDGNLDELKTAMSDLVDFVDANEPGILSYDVYFSDDGTRMTVVHAHANSASLAYHMEVAGPKFPPIGEFIDLEAIDVYGRPSEELVTQFEEKASTLGHGHVSIHDRHDGIDRVPVD